The segment CTTACTATAATCATACTTGAAACagattaagaaatatttaaattgatttgaaaatataatgatataggcctaattgttattttattctactttttctttcaattgTGAATTATTTTTCTGGGAATTTATCTTCACGAAAAATTGTCAGAATAACttatttaatgtataaaagatgGCAGCCTCCATGTGGAAAAATATGAGAAATTTTGTATCAAGAAAAAATTTGTATCGACTGGTGTTTGATCCCCAGTTGGCAATTTTTTCTATGTTTGTGCTTCTTATTGCTGAGCTGGTTGTTAATATTTTAGTAATCAAGAAAATCAAATGTAAGTACTGCTGATTGTTGTTATGAATTATACAGTCCACCAGTCACAGCTGTTCCTGCTGTCCATTTCGGAATGGCTGTTCGATCGCCCTAAAACGCGTTCGCCCTTGACGCCGTTCGCCCTAGTTTTCGTTCGCCCTACGTCCGTTCGCCCTTGACGCCGTTCGCACTGGGTCCGTTCGCCCTAAATTTTATAtaggattaatttttttatatatttctgtgtattctggaatttaaacattttgaaagatagatatataattaatgaaaacaataccaCCCTTTCAACTTCTACATAATAATCATCATTTAACTGACGGTGACATTATATTGTTACGAAAACTtgttaattgaattattttatttttttaatgttactatATTTTATGTTCCTCTGTTtgtattttctgtttattttgtaattttttttcaattttacctCATAATATAACCATATCATAATTATGaagtttgaatgaataataaatCCACTAAGTATTATTTCCCATTATAGAATAGATATAAACAAAATGCATATggatttataatttattcaatagtttgaatgaatacAACAAGCACAACAGAATACAGATATAACTAGCACACAAAAACAACAATTATAATCACTACATGACACACATAATTAAATACCATGGTTGACAGTAGTTTGATACAGTTTCATGTTCCATCTCCGTATATATCTCATTTAGAGATCAAAGGATTGTGTTATGTAAATTCTTCAAAGATAGAATAGGTGATAATCATCTGCTGAGCTTCTGAATGACCCAATTAAAGTCTCAAattctttaattgtttaaaaaaacaccaagcgaatcattataaaaacaagaagACGGTTATCGACAATTTACGGCAATAAAATCTAACAATTATACCATTTACGTCTTTTTTTGATGAAAGAAAAACATAGAATATacgaataattaataaaagttaacaagttttaagttaaaagttaataaaataacttataatatgctttatttataaacaaggagCGAACGAGGTTTAAGGCGAACGAGAATTTGGGCGAACGGTAATTAGAGCGAACGGACGTAGAGCGAACGGACTAAGGCGAACATGTAGATAGGGCGAACGCACCCGATACCTCCATTTCGTAACGTGTTGTTTTGTATCTTGAAATAGTTTTTGTATgagttttaaagataaaaagacAGGTATTAAGTTTATGGTGCTACCGTTAGAACCAACACAGTCAAACATGAGTAGCACAAACAATACCAATCTTCATAAGGAcacttttaaagaatttaatagGCCTATATAATATATCATCCAGTTGTCTGAAAACGTTTAGGCGTATAACCTGCAGAATATTACTTTATCACAATGTCtctacagattttttttatcgaacTATTCAAGTTGGGGAAATATGACAACCAACAAATTTTTCACTATGACATATACAAtccataaattttttttggtctCTGTTCTTTTGTCTggtgtatattttttcaataatctCAGCTCAGCAGTATCTTTCATTATTGTAGacaaacaaattacatgtaaaatatcttACATTTTTCCTTTAATTTGTTAAGTTTACATCATATCTATTACACAACATTAACTTTGAGATTTGTTTCAGACACTGAGATAGACTGGACAGCCTACATGCAGGAGGTGGAGGGGGTAGTGAATGGGACATATGATTACACACAGCTGAAGGGAGACACTGGGCCGTTGGTGTAAGGGAGATAATTTatatgatttgatattttagaTTTAGTGCAATCAAACCAAACTGACCAAAAGTTTGAGATATCATTGGGTTAAAATATATGAAGAATCAGTATTTTTAACACAGAATTAAACAACCCTGGTATTTATGATATAGATCATTTGAATAACAGCTTTAACTGTACACATATTAGCTAGCAAATCTGAATCctttttgaaaccaaaaaaaaaaatggacagtTTTAAAAACACAGAAGGTGTATCATGATACATTAGTATTGACAATACTTCATCTCGACTAAAATATCTTGTCTGTATGTTTTACTCAGCATgggtaagtacatgtaaattaggTACTTGAGCTGATTTAAAAATGATGTCATAATCTTAAATGACTTCAAGTTCAACATTCAAAAAGATAGCTGCAGATGTTGtacattataaattattatagGTTTAATTGCAGCTTGCTCCCCAagatataattgttttaatattgaaGGCTataacttgtttttgtttttttgtgtcACAGATATCCGGCAGGTTTTGTGTACGTCTACCTAGTCCTGTACTACATTACTAGTTATGGACATAACATTCGTCTGGGACAGTATTTGTTTGCTGGGCTGTACATGCTGTCACTAATCGTACTGTTTGACATTTACAGGAAAACAAAGAGGGTAGGAAAACAACACTATTCTTTctaaattgtaataaaattcagaaaaacCATCAATTTCAATTCCTTAAATTTTATTGCTACAGATCTCATCACAGAAATAGACAGATATACCAGAACACtgattttgatttcataaatgATATGTATATCATTATGTTTGTATAGAAATAAGTACATGAAGTGTCCTGAATTAAATTTTGGTTTTCTCTatcaaaaatatcttattttctcTAAAAATGCATGTCTTTCAGTGATTCTTACATTGACAGGTGCCCCCTTATGCGTTTATCTTTATGTGCTGTGCCTCCTATCGGATCCACTCCATCTATGTACTGAGGCTGTTCAATGATCCAGTGGCCATGTTCTTCATGTACCTGGCTGTTGACTGTTTCCTCAGAGATCGATGGGGGTTAGGATGTCTGATATACAGGTAGATATAACTAACATTAGAATATCTAATGACAGTTTACACTTTATTTGTggttaatataattttaactcTCTCTGAATTTAAGTTATTTGACCTGTGAATTAAAATCAAGGCATACACGTATTTGCTTGATTTTCAAGTATTTATTCTCAAAGGATGGACCTGGATGCAATAGATAATATTATCTAAGTACATATATTCTAAAATCTTAGTattatcttttcaaaatttatcTACTTTTACTTGAACTAGgcattttaatatatatgaagGATCATAGTACATGTTGTTCAATAATGCAAATCatgaaatgtatataaatatgcaTGTGTAAAACATGTTCAATATGGAAGtatgtacaaatatacaaacaTTATCAAACTGCAACAATGGAACAAGCTTATCTTACCTACTTCAGTCTGGGTGTGTCGATTAAGATGAACCTCCTCCTGTTCAGTCCGGCTCTACTCATGTTACTGATGGTCAGGCTGGGGACGCTCAAGACCATCTGGCATCTTACCATATGTGCAGCTCCTCAGGTACAACATCGAATCTTGATGTGGACATTTCATTGTTTGCACTATGTGAATATGAATGATAAAGTCAAATATTCTTATTAGGTGCATAATCCCTCAAAATTTTGtcattacatgtactgtatttatcattcaaaattgtttaatataaaaagatGAATTAATAGTacacagttatacatgtattaccttaCTGCATACATCCAAATTTCTGCATCTGAATTTCAAATCAAAGGTTCAAAATAACAgtaattcataaaatgtacaaACTTATATTCCAGATTGCCTTGGCCATCCCTTTCTTACTTGAGAACCCCCTGGGGTACATAGTGAGGTCGTTTAACTTTGGACGCCAGTTTTTCTATGTTTGGACTGTTAATTGGAGGTTGATTCCTGAGGATATTTTCCTGAATAAATATTTCCAGACAGCTCTGCTTTTTTCTCATGTTGCTGTCCTCATCttgtttttcatgtttaaaTGGAGAAGGTAGGTAATGTAAAATTTTGTCTGTTCACTCGTCTTCATCCATCACTATCACAATATGTTTGATGCCCTTTTTctttatatgaaaaaagaatCGTCAAGATGACTTTTTGACTTCTTATTTTAGATTGTATCCAGACATCAAATTCGGACTTTGGATGAGGGAGTCTAGTACAGCATTATCACCAAATCATATCCTTTTTACCAGTAACAAAAAAATCGCTAATAAATTCTGCTGTTGTCTAACTTTATAAATTCAACTTCAGTGGTTTTCTTTTACTTGAATCATTACTACTgcagtgaaaataaaattacataccATAACATTATGTATCAAATGATATGTACCAAGTATAAGTTACTTTGTATCATAATCGTTTCAATAGTAAGTGAGAGATGAACACTACTAGATTTGAATGTACAACCTTAGTAGTAACCAGTGCTCACAGTTAAACCTTCAAGATGGTGCTGCTATGAGCGAGACTAGCTCACAGAAGAATTCCTTGACAATGTAACAGATATTACTGCCCCTGTTCACAGCCAATCTGATCGGGATGAGCTTCAGTCGCTCACTACATTACCAGTTCTACGTCTGGTATTTCCATACCCTGCACTATTTACTCTGGTCTACAACCCAGCCCCAAATTGTCAAGTAAGCTTGCTACTGTATATCATTTCTGCTTTGATATCAAATACTTCAAAATCTACTGttgaatcattagatttcgtggtggctcaatttacGTGGAATTCATGGGTACCTCTAATCAATGAATTAACATCTTCAACGAATTGATGAATTAGGGTTTTAGTCACATTTTCTTTTGTAGGTGTAAGAGAATACACAATGACATCCCCATGATTCTGTAAATtctaagcaatccacgaaaattggcccccacaaattttaatgattctaccatataatataaaattttattgattttttttacttatacattacaatgttatttaaaataaagtaattgtTTACGTTTATAATACATGTGATAAAAAAGTACTGTTATAACAGTAGTTTAACTTAATACAAATACAAAGATGTTATCGTGTTTATGAGACATGTGGTCTGGTATTAAACCACACTGTTATTCCAAATCTTTGTATACATCTACAATATAAAGGACTCACATCTGTTGTATTTCAGGCTGTTGGTATTGGGTGTGATTGAGCTGTGTTGGAATACGTATCCTTCCACTGTGATAAGTAGTTCCCTGTTACACCTGTGTCATGCGTTTATGCTGCTTACATTGTGGTTCTCTCCAGACTATACACCAACAGATAAAACTGTTAAGGCTACCAAGATCAGCTGATTTCAGGGTACACAGATGGAAATGATGCAATTAAtgactgtgtgtgtgtgtagcATGTGTCAGAGAGTGATGTGTTCATAAGTGCCATGATGAATCTATCCAGAAAATCGGATGCATGTTAATGCTCAGCAAAAAATTACAAAGgattgtatatgtatatgcaatcaataatttaaaacatgtagaCAGTGCAATTAATTCAAATAAAGGAGatgttatttaaaatcaaactgCTATTGGAATTGTTTTATGATgtgatataaaaatgttatttctcATTGGTAGTTTTCTTCACAATTTATTGCTAGTCTTGCCGTGGTTCATgtacctcttttttttttaaaacagaaattcaAAAGTGGAAATTTGCCATTTCAATACATTATCGTGTATCAAGCTTCTCATGACCCATCATTTCAACCCCAACTTATTACACAGCTTGCTGCATACAGTGTATTGGTACATTCTTGTTGATATTATTTTGAGAATTCAATCCTAAAAGGTAGTACCTGTAGTTTGTTAAACTCTCCTTTCTCCCATCCTATACTTtacacatacataaaatacCCATAAGATTTCAGCCTCAGTAGGCCCATTCTTATCTCCTCTTGATTAATTTGACTTGATATTATCACTTAGAGAATGAaggaaaagaaaacaatataacTACAcatctttttaatcaataagtaatacaaatgtataacaAGATGCGCTGATAGGAAAAATAAATCTCTTTGTACACATTGTTCATCAATGAATGTATTGAAATATGGCACTTTGTGTTTAATAAGCACTAATTCTTGTAAATAGGTTATATCAAAGTTACTTATAACTGCCTACCATTTAACTAAACACATTTACGTGAAGACAAATTGCAGAGTTTTCCCACtcacttttttaaatcaacaagcATTTTAACATtgtaagcaaaataaaaaaataaatctttttgtaCATATCAATGAAGGTAAAATATGGCACTTTAAAGTATTGTAAGCACTGGTtgttgtaaatatgtttatatccATGTTACAATTAACAACAATACATTTAACTAAACACAATTACTCGCAGCAGAATTATGGCAGTTCCAAACTCACTCAACAAAGGTGTTTCTTTAGTAATACAAATATCAACTCAAAGTTTAACTTAAAAGTTTCTGAGTATTAtgtctaaatatatttttaatacacaCATTACAAATAGATATAGGCTTAAATCATGGTTACAACTCACTCTAAGGTCATTGTCACAACATAGATCTAAGGTAAGGTCATGGTCATAACCCAGATCTAAGGACATTGTCACAACCCAGATGTAAGGTCATTGTCACAACCCAGATCCAAGGTCATTGTCACAACCCAGATGTAAGGTCATTGTCACAACCCAGATCTAAGGTCATGGTCACAACCCAGATCTAAGAACATTTTCACAACCCAGATGTAAGGTCATTGTCACAACCCAGATCTAAGGTCATGGTCATAACCCAGATCTAAGGTCATTGTCACAACCCAGTCCTAATGACATTGTCACAACCCAGATCTATGGTTATTTTCACAATCCAGATTTAAGGTCACTGTCCTATTCAAAGCCTAAGGTTAAGGTGCATTGTTTAGAAAAATCCTAAACATTCATAGATAATGACAAGCATTCATACATTGTATAAGAAGTCAAAACATTAATACTAGATGAATGAAAAttgtaacaaaacaaatcaGAAGTGGTTTAACAACAATGAATACAaaattttttgttcaaaaacaACATCTCCTTAATAAACAAGTGAGAGaaattatgcatacatgtacatgtatatttaaagcagtctgaataattttaaaaatactagaAACTTGTAAGCATCTTCtgaatttctttaaatcaatttaaaaagatATCTGTTATTATCATGACTGATTCGATGCAGGACAAATACATGAAGCACTGAGTATATGTGTGATGAAACAGTCTCTTTCTCTTGTTGTCTTTGGCCTCCGTCTCTCACTGACTCCACTCTATGACCCCATCTTTCAGAGTGGCCTGCCCACTAGCCACTAGCTCCAGCGCGAGCGGAAAGGCTTTATGCTCTACCGTCTTCACCCTCTCAGCCAATGAGGCGACGGTATCCCTGGGATACACAGGTACCGACTCCTGTACAACTATGGCGCCTGCATCCACTTCCTCCTAGAGACCAGATCAAGAACCCATTACAGGGGGTTAATACAATAttcctttgatttttattggccattaaagaataaaaaaaattctgaaatttttttgcCATATTTTTGTTCTTGAATTCttggaaaaatttaaattttattttgataaactcCTTTTTTGGTgcctttacatgtacatggacaTGGACACCAAAATAGATTGTACAGGATTATTTTCCACTAACTTACCTCTACAAAGTGGACAGTGCAACCAGAGATTCGAACTCTTGCTGCGATGACTTGTTCATGGGCGTTGTGCCCCTTAAAGGCGGGCAGCAGGGAGGGGTGAATGTTTAACATGTGTCCTCTCCACTTCCTTACAAACTCTCCTGTACAGAAACAAAATAAGAAATCaacttaacattattttatttaaatacatgtagctcttGTTCTAACCACATCTACTTAGTTAacatattagtacatgtattatatctaTGCATGGACAATCATTTATTGACCACTAATACTCTTACCAGACAGAATCCTCATGAAGCCTGCCAGACAGACAATCTCCACCCCGGCCTTCCTCAGACATCTGTCCACCTCCATGTCAAACTCCTCCCTACTCCCAAACTCTTTGTGGTGTATAACCTAACAATGAATCATCCAATCAAAATAGAGGAATGGAAACAGTGGAAAAATCAGCAACAGGAAAAAGTAAAGAGGTAGTGAAAGGTCGGACAAAATATTAATCAGGTGACAGGAAAAGGTCAAAGATCAAGCAGTGATAGAGAAAGGTTTAACAAGAAACAGCATAATTTCTGCACCACAATCTATCTAGCAGATAACTGAATActataaaatatgacaaaaccttttaaaaaacacttatcaaaatcaaagtactgaagaactgacgggagttgattttgtcgatgtttatttattttaaaatcaatgatatgttatttggCATGACAAGTACACatatacgtagtttctaatttgaattacgcatatttttataatatgaatttttgaactttttcgactagaatgtcgagaaacttCCATATGAATATaatcatgttaagtaatatttaaagataaaattaattcaatcaaactatgtatcagtggtagaaatatttctcgaaaattgtatggatccaagcaattattttatattgaactctagtctcgttcaaccaaacgctcggctgacaccgtaaatctccgacaagggtttacggagacagccgagcgtcgagttgaacgagactatattgaactctggcgtaggaatacacacgactacaaaaaatatttaaattgttcgtaccatttaaaatctgactatttttaaggtatttgtaaataattttcgtttaaaaaaaatgctttagcatacattacatcgaattcatcaattattttcaagaactaagtcttgtcaggagcaatgatttgtgctgaggtccaaacactgtttcatgTTCGGTTTGTCcgcgtgactgcataggagagttgattaaaaatcaactcccaaaaataagtTAACAATGTCTAACTTGAGTTTGAATTCCTGCTTTCTGAGCGCGCTCAATGCCCTGTACCCCAGCCTTGTTTGAGATCACTAGGACAATCTCCGAGGAGCAGTTGTTGTTTACTCCATTAGTACTGTCAATCAAAGCCTGAAGGTTGGTTCCTGAGAATAGAGATTAAACGAAATACTCAAACATTTTATCTAATTACTAGTACctgggtacatgtattttaaattcaaaggaAAGTATATGAGAAAAGTTATAcaataaattcctaattaaacgcaaggaactaatatccgcataaaatcgcgagaagcacgcctcgcagattttaaaatctcaccaTTATCATCTGAGAGTTGGGAAATATAAGAAATATGGATAAATGTACTGTGTtcacgattttatattctcgcgatttgatataaaacagtaggatagcggaattaagtactcgcgtaatataaggaatttacactATGCAAAACCAACGATGAACTTTCCTCCAACATACCTGATCCTGAGATGAGCACTCCAACTCTTCTTTTGCGGGAAATACTTGGGGCTTTCCAGGAATTTGTCAAGGCGAGCTGTAGATTCTCAATCACTACCCTCCTTTCACCTACAGAAGACAAACATGATTTGGTTACTTCTGCATATACAGTTGTTTAGTCTACTTCTAAGTacaataattttcataattattttcattcttttgtTGTTGACAACTAGATCTTTACAAAAGCTGACTTCATGTGCATGTTTCCATAACATTACCTTGTTTTTCACAGAGTCTCCCAATGACGTAGGCTGTTAGTCCCGAGGTCACTAGTTGTTGGAGAACGGTTTCTGTCACGGATTTGTCTACAACCAGAACACCTCCAATTCCACAGTTGAATGTGAGACTCATCTCAGAGGCCTGGATGTTTCCCTGATATTACAGATAAAACCATTAAATATCAttctttccaaaataaaaaaaacccttttttttctcttgataaAGTAAAATGTAGCTTCAGGTACTTAGCatagtacaatttaaaatgagaAAAGATTAGGAAATGTAAGTGCTTGAATTATTCTCACTTTATGAGCCAGCCAGCCAAACACTGGAGGTACGGACCACAACCCGGCATCAATCTGAGCCTTCAGGTTTCCTGGCAAAACACGTGGAAGATTCTCCATCAAACCTCCCCCTGTGATGTGACAAAAAGCTTTCACATGACCCTGATGCATCAAAGGCAATACCTCCTTCACATAAATTCTTGTTGGCATCAGAAACTCTTCTCCTGTAATTCAAGAAAAGATTCATTaacttttacaataaaaatttgatcaaattttgtttgtcaTGGAGTAACAAAATTTCGTAAATAGAAAAACAAGTTTGACAACCAGAActgttataaatatatcataaaccTTAAAATGTCTAGATCTTCGACATACCAAGAGTCTTTCCATTGTTGAAGGGGGAAGGAGCGTCATAGCCAAGCCCAATTCTTTCCATTACTTTACGCACCAAACTGAACCCATTACTATGTAGACCACTAGAGGGCAGCCCAATCAGGTTATCTCCCTCTTGAATCTGTTGCATTCTGGGAAGTAGTTGGCCTCTTTCAACTGCTCCTACTGCAAATCCTGCCAAATCATAGTCCTCTCCTTGGTACATCCCAGGCATCTCGGCAGTTTCTCCACCTGGCAAGAGATGATTTactatgtaaatgtacatggaACTTCTTAAAGGCATATACATCATCGTCTCAAGCCAaggttttgtgtccattctatttccacagtttgtggaaatagaatggacacaaaacccgAGCCTTGAGAcgatgcatatacatgtactgtacaatatttgtgtattacatttacatgttcCAAAACAATATATGTAACATAAATGTCTGGTATGAGCCTCACCCACTAGGGCACAGTTGGCCTGTTTACACCCAGTGGTGATCCCTCTGATGACTTCTTTAGCTACGTCCACATTCAGGCGACCTGTGGCAAAGTAGTCCAGAAAGAACAGCGGCTCTGCACCGTGCGATAAAATGTCATTCACACACATTGCCACCAGATCTATACCAATTGTGGAATGTTTTCCCATATCCTGGGCaatctatgataaaaaaaaaaatatggtgttGCTCTGAtcaattttacttaaaatgtGTGtgcataattttgattttcttcTGAAAAAGAACAATTTGAATTTCTGAGGCATTTGGGTAAGTACAGTTTACAAAAGCAAACTAAATTTATGCTACCCAGTACTTATTACTCACCAAGTGATATTTGATTATTAACTAAAGTATATGTACGCACAAACAAAGTTGATATAGT is part of the Magallana gigas chromosome 3, xbMagGiga1.1, whole genome shotgun sequence genome and harbors:
- the LOC105346658 gene encoding dol-P-Man:Man(5)GlcNAc(2)-PP-Dol alpha-1,3-mannosyltransferase, with amino-acid sequence MAASMWKNMRNFVSRKNLYRLVFDPQLAIFSMFVLLIAELVVNILVIKKIKYTEIDWTAYMQEVEGVVNGTYDYTQLKGDTGPLVYPAGFVYVYLVLYYITSYGHNIRLGQYLFAGLYMLSLIVLFDIYRKTKRVPPYAFIFMCCASYRIHSIYVLRLFNDPVAMFFMYLAVDCFLRDRWGLGCLIYSLGVSIKMNLLLFSPALLMLLMVRLGTLKTIWHLTICAAPQIALAIPFLLENPLGYIVRSFNFGRQFFYVWTVNWRLIPEDIFLNKYFQTALLFSHVAVLILFFMFKWRRLYPDIKFGLWMRESSTALSPNQILLPLFTANLIGMSFSRSLHYQFYVWYFHTLHYLLWSTTQPQIVKLLVLGVIELCWNTYPSTVISSSLLHLCHAFMLLTLWFSPDYTPTDKTVKATKIS